The sequence CTCGTCCATCATCTGAAATTTTTATCATGATATTTCCATTATCTTCACGTCCTATGATTTGTAATAGGCCGTGATCTTTTTTACCATGAGTTTTTCTTTCTTCAGCAGTTTCAAGTCCATGATCTAGTGAGTTTCTTATAATATGAACAACGGCGTCTTGAACCAAGAAAAATTTATCACGATTCATCGTTACATCTTCACCAGATATTTTAAAATCAACTTTTTTATCTAATCTTGATGAAATATCTTTTATCATATTACTGTACTTGCCTAATGATGACATGACTGGAATATCTGTGAGTTTTGAATATGCACTTTGAATTTTTTCAATACTTTTTCCACTTTTAATGAGCTCACCTAGTCTATTATAGTTTTCAGATACGACTTGCATTAAATGTGCTTTGTGAGCGATTTCTACATTTGTATCTTCTTTGCTATCTGCGCCTCTTAAAAGTTGAATAATATCGATATACTTAACAAATCGATAGCTATTATGCCCACCATTATCGGTAGAAAATAAGTCTTTTAAAGTAAGTGCGATTGGATCTTTCTGTTCTATTGCATTTTTTATATCTTCAGGAAGTTCATAAAAATTCTGAGTGTCCTTGAGATCTTTAAACATCATTTTAAGTTGAGAAGACCCACTTTTATCTTCGAATATAAAAGCTTCAATAAAAGATTGATGTTTATTAGTGAAATAATTTTCAATTGACTTAAAAAACTCATACGGATTTCCATCTTCATGCCATATTTTTTCTGCAGTCGACAAGATGAGAGATTTTCCTTCTGATTTTAAATATTTCTTTTTTTCAAAGAATGCTTTGAGTTTTTTAACATCCGATGGCAATTCTTTCAAAATTTTGAGATGATCAGCACGTCGATCATCACTCATATTTTCAATTAGTCTAGATACAAGTGCAAAATAATTCCAACATAAGCTTAAACGATTATTGATTTCTTTAGAAGATCGTTCTGTCTCAAAATTATCAGGGTATAAAAATTCTTCTAAATCTGAAACAATTGTTTCCAAATAATAAAGTTTTAAATTAGTAGCATCAGATTTAACTCTATCGATGATCTGTTTCATATTGAAAAGTGATTTTAAATTATTTTTGATAAGAATATCTTCTTGGAACATTTTAGTAAATTCATATAGACTTATGACAATCCCAATCCAAGTATCAACTTTCAATGAATAAGGATGGGAGTGACCAAGTCCTATATACATAGATTTAATTTCTTGTTTGATATCGTTAAGTTCTGGAATTATCTCTTTTTCGAATGTCTCAAATCTTTCATTTTCTAAATTTGCAAATTTAATCTCAAGTCTCAAAATTTTCTCTGACATTTCTTTTTTATTCAAACTTCTAAACTCACCTTTCAAACTATGAAGGGATCGATTTATTTTTTTCATCGTATCATTATCTGGTAAATTTTTAATCAATTTATTATAGAGTTCTTTTCTTTGATCAATTGATACGTTTTTATCGTAGAAAGATCTTTCATACTCTTCAATATGCTTACCAAATAGATTATCTAAATGGGTCATATGAGTTATTGCACCGTGAAGAATTTTTGCTTCAAATTCATTTTCAATTCTAAAAACTCTATTGGCCAAATCACTGTAGGCCTGAAGTTCAGCATTTATATTGTATAAGCGAACATTTAATTCAGTGATAAGATCTTCTTCAATTTCTTGATTAGATGAAATGAGATCTGTTCCTTTTTTAACTAAATTTTCTGCCCTATGAGTAGCATTAGATATTTCTCCAAAATTATAAGAACGTGAATTTCCTTTTAGTGTATGTAAGGTTCTAAAAAGGTCACCCAAATTCTCTTGAAGATTTTCACCTTCTCGCAATGATTTTGCAAGAATAAGTGAATCAGAAACCATTTGAGGAGCATCTTTGAGAAACACTTCAATATCTTCTATATCATTAGAAGCAATCTCTCTGATAATTTGGATTTTCTTTTCAGATACTCTTTTTTCTTCTTCCATTTCCATTTGTAAACGTTCTAATTCGGTTATATCTTCTACGACAAACATTAAATTAGTAAGGATTCCATTGCTATCAAACATTGGGTTATATGAAATTGAAAAAATTCGTTGTCCATCATTTTCGTCATCATTCTTACGGTAAACTAATTTATTTGTAAGATTTTCTTCAGATAACTCATACTGAAGATCATCTTCTCCAAAAATAGAAATGAGAGCTGTATTAAGCATAGAAAATTCTTCACTTTCTCTATCTAGGTCTTTAAATAACGTTTCATAAATATCTTTACCAACAGGATTCATTCCAAAGACAGTAGACGTGAAGGCCGAAACAGGAGAAACGACTTTTCGATTTGCATCGATTGAGAAAATGGCCTGTCTCATAGAATTTAAAAGATTTGAAACTTTTGCTTTTTCAACTTCAATTTCCTTTGTTCTCTCTTCAACTTTTTGCTCTAAGGTAGCTGCATATTCTTGTAATTGCTCATGTGATTTTTTGAGATTGCCCTTCATGTTATTAAAAGCACTAACAACTTTTCCAAGTTCATCTCTTACTGGTTTTCTATCCAATTCCAGATTATCATCTCCCAACTTATCTAAGTCTAAAGATTCAGCAAAATTTGCCATTCTCAACAAATGTTTAGAAACAAGACCTCTGAAGAATATTAAAATTATTATTGAAACAACAATTGATTGAAGAATCTGTGTTCCCAAAATAACTACAACCTGATTTTTAATTCGCTTTACAACGCCTTCTAACGAAGCCATTAAAACTAATTTTCCGACTGTCGATTTTTTTCCGTCTTCACCAGTCTTCATAATATCAATTTCTTTTAATACAAAACCTGATGTTAATTTCTGCCCCACTAAATATGCCGCTTTTTCCTCATCTGGTAATATCACTCCTGCATAGGCCATATCAGGTAATTTCCATATCCCTTCTAATTGGTTTTGTATTTGTTCTTCGTTCATGTCCCAAAGAGACTGAGACAATGAGCTTGAAACACTTTTTTCAATTTCATCAAGCTGATTCTTTACTGCTGAATTATAAGTATTGTAATCTCTATACAAGAGTCCTGCTGAGACCAAAATCGTCACAGAAACTCCAAATAAAACAATATAAAAGATAAATTTGGTTGCAAGAGATTGCTTTTTACCTAAATTACTTTTTGCTTGCATTTCAATTACCTCATTGAAAATATAAAATTCTATTAATACTTGATCGTCTAAAAAAAGATAAAACTTTACTCTTTAGTTAGGATTGATATCTGATTGATTTATAAATCATTGAAAGGTGGTAGAAAGAATCTACCACCCAAAAATTCTAAGTTCTTAAAAACTAAATGTTGCACCAAAGTTATAGCTTGAATAATCTGCTGTTTTTGTTTTACCAGTTTTATCTTCAAACTGGCCAAATTCAGTATTGAACTTTAGGTTCTCAGTTGCATGATAAGCAACTAAAACTTGAAGTCCTGTATTTTCTTTTCCTGTTACTCTAGATCTACCATGGCCTACACCAACTTCAAAGCTACCAATTCCTTGAACTGCTTGAACATGATAACCGCTACTTGAAGTTTCTTTACCTGAAGTGTTTAAAACATCAGATCCACCTAAATTTCCACTCATACCAAGTGCCTGGCCTGAATAACCTGATGCTCCAACTCTGAATTGATCCATTGCAAAGATAAATCCAGCAGAAAGCCCTTTTGAAGTAACACTGTTTCCAACAGACTTAGTACCGTAGGCAGTAGAAACTTCAGCTTTTTGATAAAGTCCACTTAAATAAACCTTTAATGATGTTGCACCTGAAAAACTCATGTTATACACAGATTCAAATTCAATTCTTGGAGCTTTTAAAGTAGCTGCAACTGCAGTTCCGCTACCGTTTTGTCCAATATCTGCTGGATCGTATAAACCTAAAGCTAGAGAGAACCCTCCCATGTCAGGAGTCATATAAGTTACACCAGCATTAAAATCAGTATATTGGTAACCATATCCAATCATACCAGCTGTGGTACTATTTCCTGCTCCACTTTCACTAGTAGCACCAACACCTAAGCCACTTTGATCAAAAATGATTTGTTGTCTTTGAAAAATGCTTAAAGTTCTTCCTAAAAGAAAGCTACCAGTGTCTCCTGAAATTTTAAAGAAAGATTCTCTTAATTGTAAGGCCGGTTCTCCAGATTTTGCATTATCACTTTGAATCGAAGGATAGAAAGCAATTCTAGACATAATTTTTTTGCCATTCCAATCTGGTGCCATTACATTGAAACCAATTTGAGATGGATTAAAACCAGATCTGATTCTAAAAGCATCTTCTTTTCCTGCACCACTTGGAGTGTTGTACATCATGTAAGCATTAACAGCACCAGTAAGATCAGCTTTCCAGCCATCTTTTTCTGCTACAGTGATTGCTCCGTGAACATTTGAAAAACTTAACATTAGGGCAGAGACCGACAACAATGCTTTGTTTTTCGATAGCAATTTTTTCAAATTCATTTTATACCTCGTCTTTTTTTAAAAACCTAGTTTAAAAACTGGGCAGTATCTTCAATATTAAGTGTTTTAGTGTATTTGCTAAAGATTTTTTTAATTGAACCATCTTTATACATAGAATCCAAAGAATTTTCCAAAGATTGAAAATCTTTATCAGCGATGTCTAAATTACAGGCCAGTGTTCTCATAGCAGATCTAAAGACAATCTTACTTTCAATTTCAACACCTTCTTTTTTAGCATAGTAAGGTCCTACAATTGAATCTGCTGCCCATACATCAATTCTTCCACCATTAAGTTTCTTTGCATTAGCATCATCAGTTGTCACTTCTTGAATATTTCCACCAAAACCTGTTAAATATTCTGCTTCATCACTTCCTCTGATTGCACCAATATTAAGTTTTAAAACTTCCTTTAAAACTGATATTGGACGAGTATCGCCTTTTTTAACAAAAATAGCTGATTGAGTCACAAGCAATGGACTCACCCACCTGTAATTGTACTCACGGTCTTGAGAACGACTAACTGGCATGGCACAAGTATTTTTCTTTTTTTGAGTTGTCGTTAACGCTCTAATAAGTGGATTGAATTCGATTTTATAATCAATCTTACTTCTTTTAAAAACTTCTTTAACAATATCAACGGCAATCCCCTCGGCCTTATCACCATTTTTAATAACAAAGGGAGGCTGTTCATTTGTGAGAATAGTATAACTTGCTTGTAAAACACCACTAACTGCAAAGAACACAGCGGCGAATACAACTTTTAAATTTTTCATATTTTGCTCCTTATAATCATAGCTTATCAATAATCACTTATTATTCATAAGTTTTTATAGCAGTATCGTAGCTGTAAGTTTTGCCTTTTGGCTTTTCGTTTTCTAGTTTTGCCTTAGGTGATCCCGGTTTCTTTAACCAATTTTCAGCAGAAGTCTTTTTATTAAGTTTAGGAGGACATTTTAGACCCTTAACTTTAGAAAGTCTTTCTAGCTCTCTATCAAGATATGCGGCTAGCTCATCCATAGACTGTTGTGCATTTAAACCTTCTGAAACAACTTTAGGCACTGTTCTCCACCAAGCTGGAGACATAGATGGATAATCTGGAACATTTGTACCAGTTGGAGTCCAGAGTTCTCTTGCTTTTGATTGATAGAACTCAACTAGTCCACCAAGCTTTCCTTTCATTCCTGTGAATTGAGAAGACATAATATCGGAGTTTCTAATTGGAGTTAAACCGACAATTGTCTTTTTAAGAGAAACAGTTTTAGAAGTAACAAACTGTGCATATAACCAAGCTGCATTTCTTCTTTTCTCAGGAGTTGTTTTTAGGAAAGTCCAAGAACCTGCATCTTGATAACCCAGTTTCATACCTTTTTCCCAGTAAGCACCGTGTGGAGATGGTGCCATCCTCCATTTTGGAGTACCATCTGCGTTCACAACAGGAATCCCTTCTTTTGTTAGAGCAGCAGTAAATGCTGTATACCAAAAAATTTGCTGCGCTATATTTCCTTTACCTGGAAGTCCACCAGCTTCAGAAAAATTCATTTTCTCAGCACCTGGAGGAGCGTATTTTTTTAACCATGTATCAAATTTCTTAAGGGCATAAACAGCGCCAGGCGAATTTGCGGCCCCACCTCTTTCAACAGATGCACCAACAGGATTACATCCATCTACTCTAATGCCCCATTCATCAACAGGAAGACCATTTGGTAGACCTTTATCTCCTACACCGGCCATAGAGAGCCACGCATCAGAAAATCTCCAACCAATGGATGGATCTTTTTTCCCATAATCAGAATGTCCATAAACTTTTA is a genomic window of Halobacteriovoraceae bacterium containing:
- a CDS encoding Hpt domain-containing protein, with translation MQAKSNLGKKQSLATKFIFYIVLFGVSVTILVSAGLLYRDYNTYNSAVKNQLDEIEKSVSSSLSQSLWDMNEEQIQNQLEGIWKLPDMAYAGVILPDEEKAAYLVGQKLTSGFVLKEIDIMKTGEDGKKSTVGKLVLMASLEGVVKRIKNQVVVILGTQILQSIVVSIIILIFFRGLVSKHLLRMANFAESLDLDKLGDDNLELDRKPVRDELGKVVSAFNNMKGNLKKSHEQLQEYAATLEQKVEERTKEIEVEKAKVSNLLNSMRQAIFSIDANRKVVSPVSAFTSTVFGMNPVGKDIYETLFKDLDRESEEFSMLNTALISIFGEDDLQYELSEENLTNKLVYRKNDDENDGQRIFSISYNPMFDSNGILTNLMFVVEDITELERLQMEMEEEKRVSEKKIQIIREIASNDIEDIEVFLKDAPQMVSDSLILAKSLREGENLQENLGDLFRTLHTLKGNSRSYNFGEISNATHRAENLVKKGTDLISSNQEIEEDLITELNVRLYNINAELQAYSDLANRVFRIENEFEAKILHGAITHMTHLDNLFGKHIEEYERSFYDKNVSIDQRKELYNKLIKNLPDNDTMKKINRSLHSLKGEFRSLNKKEMSEKILRLEIKFANLENERFETFEKEIIPELNDIKQEIKSMYIGLGHSHPYSLKVDTWIGIVISLYEFTKMFQEDILIKNNLKSLFNMKQIIDRVKSDATNLKLYYLETIVSDLEEFLYPDNFETERSSKEINNRLSLCWNYFALVSRLIENMSDDRRADHLKILKELPSDVKKLKAFFEKKKYLKSEGKSLILSTAEKIWHEDGNPYEFFKSIENYFTNKHQSFIEAFIFEDKSGSSQLKMMFKDLKDTQNFYELPEDIKNAIEQKDPIALTLKDLFSTDNGGHNSYRFVKYIDIIQLLRGADSKEDTNVEIAHKAHLMQVVSENYNRLGELIKSGKSIEKIQSAYSKLTDIPVMSSLGKYSNMIKDISSRLDKKVDFKISGEDVTMNRDKFFLVQDAVVHIIRNSLDHGLETAEERKTHGKKDHGLLQIIGREDNGNIMIKISDDGRGIDSERVCQKAIESGLIKEENAKKMTPEERLNLIFIPNLSSKSEVSDLSGRGVGMDIVKTNVEKIGGKIEIASNLGVGTSIILKIPA
- a CDS encoding porin; the encoded protein is MNLKKLLSKNKALLSVSALMLSFSNVHGAITVAEKDGWKADLTGAVNAYMMYNTPSGAGKEDAFRIRSGFNPSQIGFNVMAPDWNGKKIMSRIAFYPSIQSDNAKSGEPALQLRESFFKISGDTGSFLLGRTLSIFQRQQIIFDQSGLGVGATSESGAGNSTTAGMIGYGYQYTDFNAGVTYMTPDMGGFSLALGLYDPADIGQNGSGTAVAATLKAPRIEFESVYNMSFSGATSLKVYLSGLYQKAEVSTAYGTKSVGNSVTSKGLSAGFIFAMDQFRVGASGYSGQALGMSGNLGGSDVLNTSGKETSSSGYHVQAVQGIGSFEVGVGHGRSRVTGKENTGLQVLVAYHATENLKFNTEFGQFEDKTGKTKTADYSSYNFGATFSF
- a CDS encoding transporter substrate-binding domain-containing protein; this translates as MKNLKVVFAAVFFAVSGVLQASYTILTNEQPPFVIKNGDKAEGIAVDIVKEVFKRSKIDYKIEFNPLIRALTTTQKKKNTCAMPVSRSQDREYNYRWVSPLLVTQSAIFVKKGDTRPISVLKEVLKLNIGAIRGSDEAEYLTGFGGNIQEVTTDDANAKKLNGGRIDVWAADSIVGPYYAKKEGVEIESKIVFRSAMRTLACNLDIADKDFQSLENSLDSMYKDGSIKKIFSKYTKTLNIEDTAQFLN
- a CDS encoding carbohydrate ABC transporter substrate-binding protein — its product is MSKLELSNLTFANLAKKFGSFVIVGLLASNAYAGVEEAKKWLGEFDKSTLSKDQQMKELEWFVNAAKPYQGMTIRVVSERVDTHWYEASVLAKAFSEITGIKLIHEITGEDDVVKKIQTQMTKGIKLYDGYINDSDLIGTHFRSNAIYPISDFLKAGDKVTLPTLDIKDFIGIKFTTGPDKVIYQLPDQQFANLYWYRADWFARPDLKKKFKEIYGYELDIPENWSAYEDIAEFFTVHVKEIDGVKVYGHSDYGKKDPSIGWRFSDAWLSMAGVGDKGLPNGLPVDEWGIRVDGCNPVGASVERGGAANSPGAVYALKKFDTWLKKYAPPGAEKMNFSEAGGLPGKGNIAQQIFWYTAFTAALTKEGIPVVNADGTPKWRMAPSPHGAYWEKGMKLGYQDAGSWTFLKTTPEKRRNAAWLYAQFVTSKTVSLKKTIVGLTPIRNSDIMSSQFTGMKGKLGGLVEFYQSKARELWTPTGTNVPDYPSMSPAWWRTVPKVVSEGLNAQQSMDELAAYLDRELERLSKVKGLKCPPKLNKKTSAENWLKKPGSPKAKLENEKPKGKTYSYDTAIKTYE